The Sorangiineae bacterium MSr11367 genome window below encodes:
- a CDS encoding ABATE domain-containing protein — protein MDRYVFDFLGGCTCLDFINTVSWRDSETAAVERLSSYSDILSWATAGGHLDRQQARRLRARVLSHPKEADTAYADAVRFRDALFRVIVAELEGQTSDPSDLAHMNALIAEAAAPRRLVPTDSGFVWRCDDANLRSPLWRVALSAADLLPSSDFARVRKCGLKDCGWLFLDTSKNKTRRWCRMDICGNRYKAQRFYERKRLAAARLGDE, from the coding sequence GTGGACCGCTACGTATTCGATTTTCTGGGGGGTTGCACCTGCCTTGATTTCATCAACACGGTGAGCTGGCGTGACTCGGAAACGGCGGCCGTGGAGCGGTTGTCGAGCTACTCGGATATTCTTTCGTGGGCCACCGCCGGCGGTCATCTCGATCGGCAGCAGGCGCGACGGCTGCGCGCGCGGGTCTTGAGCCATCCCAAAGAGGCCGATACGGCCTATGCCGACGCGGTGCGATTTCGGGATGCCCTCTTCCGCGTCATCGTGGCCGAGCTCGAAGGGCAGACGTCCGATCCCTCGGACCTGGCCCACATGAATGCGTTGATCGCGGAGGCCGCGGCGCCGCGCCGGCTCGTGCCCACGGACTCGGGTTTCGTATGGCGTTGCGATGACGCAAATCTGCGTTCGCCGCTTTGGCGGGTGGCGCTTTCCGCGGCCGACCTTCTGCCGTCATCCGATTTCGCCCGCGTGCGAAAATGCGGATTGAAGGATTGCGGCTGGCTCTTTCTCGACACGAGCAAGAACAAAACGCGCCGTTGGTGCCGTATGGATATCTGCGGAAATCGTTACAAAGCGCAGCGCTTCTACGAGCGAAAGCGGCTAGCTGCGGCCCGGCTTGGGGATGAGTGA